One Paraburkholderia sp. IMGN_8 DNA window includes the following coding sequences:
- a CDS encoding RNA polymerase sigma factor, with translation MGETDSNDAGAHVNADADAARSRRFQQLALPHLDAAYNLARWLCGNANDADDVVQEAFMRAFRFFDTFRGDSARPWLMAIVRRTWYTEWRRRASSHEVVEFDDTMDDATFEGWSAGGADPQTLLIRDEDVKRVHEALAQLPVEYREVLILRELEEMGYREIAMVADVPIGTVMSRLARGRRKLAALLTANEGGGPPRATMSSACAGPTASITPLRAASNGRPPNNTGAAGLTQETPDGL, from the coding sequence GTGGGTGAAACCGATTCAAATGACGCTGGCGCGCACGTCAATGCCGATGCGGACGCAGCGCGTAGCCGTCGTTTTCAGCAACTGGCGCTGCCGCACCTCGACGCCGCGTACAACCTTGCGCGCTGGTTGTGCGGCAACGCCAACGATGCCGACGACGTCGTGCAGGAAGCATTCATGCGCGCGTTCCGTTTCTTCGACACATTCCGCGGCGATTCGGCCAGGCCCTGGCTGATGGCGATCGTACGCCGCACCTGGTACACGGAGTGGCGGCGGCGCGCGTCATCGCACGAGGTGGTCGAATTCGACGACACCATGGACGACGCCACCTTCGAGGGCTGGAGCGCGGGCGGCGCCGATCCGCAAACGCTGCTGATCCGCGACGAGGACGTGAAGCGTGTGCACGAGGCGCTCGCGCAGTTGCCTGTCGAGTACCGCGAGGTGCTGATTCTGCGCGAGCTGGAAGAGATGGGTTATCGGGAAATCGCGATGGTGGCCGACGTGCCGATCGGCACGGTGATGTCGAGACTCGCGCGAGGCCGCCGCAAACTGGCCGCGCTGTTGACGGCCAACGAAGGAGGGGGGCCGCCGCGCGCCACGATGTCTTCAGCATGCGCGGGGCCGACGGCTTCCATCACACCGCTGCGGGCGGCCTCCAATGGCAGGCCACCTAACAATACCGGCGCAGCCGGCCTCACTCAGGAGACGCCAGATGGACTGTAA